CTTCATACCAAGGAACGCCCGATTCAAAGCGAACGTTTTTTATCGATTGAGCCTGCTGTTGCAACGCTGATCTTTGCGCTCCTTCCCCCAACAAAACCAAGCCCCATTCCGTCGTTTGGGTACTGATTTCGGCGAAGGCCTCCAAGAGCATGGCTAAATTTTTGGGTGGAATCAGCCGCCCCACAAAAATGAAATTGTACGTTGCCCACCCTTTTTGCAGCTTTCGCTTTTCCCGCTCGGGCGCAGCTTTTCGGTAATGCTCCAAAATCACATCATTATCCACTACTGCTGCCTTTCGGGTCAGGATTTGAGAAGGGGCTGCGCCAAGTTTTTCCAAATACGCCGCCGACGATTGGCCGAAGCAGAAAAAGGCGTCGGCCCGATTCAACAAAAATTGTTTAAAACGCTCCTTAGCTCCCATCCGTACGTGATCGCGCACGTTGGATTCGTTAGAAATCACTACTTTAATACCCCTCAGCTTTGCATAAAAGAGCAGCACCCATTGTGCGGGATCATACCAGCCGGTCAGATTCAATACATCCGGACGATAGCGATGAATCTTTTTGAGCAATGCCTTGGTTCGCGGCCACAATCTGACTTGGTCGAGCGAAGTATTGAAAAGGACTTCATAATCATAGTCATAGCGGAAGGCTTCGGCCTCTCCCATGTTGGCGCGGCTTTTTTCAGAAAGCGCGATCTGCACTACGTGGATTTGTATGCCGTACTGCGGAGAGAGCCGGTGCAGTTCACTGAATAACTTGGACTTATAATGCGCCCAAAGCTGATTATGGACGATGAGTACGCGCATGTCGGGCAAAATAAGCGTCTAGGTATTGTTTCAGGATCGGGTATAAGTGTTTTGCCATATATGCCTGCCCTTTGGCATTGTAGTGAATACTGTCAAAATCAGGGTTGCGAAAGAGGTCGGGGGTCAAGGGGTAGCCACTGCGATGCAACTTCAATTCATCAATCACCGGAATTTTATTTTTGCGGGCAAAGGCCAAAATCTCTTCGCCCTGACTGTCGTAGCGGTTTTGCGCAATTTCGGGCAACTCAGGGTGTAAATACATCAAGAAAGGAATGTGCATTGCCCTGGCGGTATCGGCCAAATGCTGAAAGCCGGGGTTGAACACGGTACCAAACTTATGAATCACATCATTGGGTGCGTGTTGTGCGGCCGGGGCAAAAAACTCTTTCAACGGCACTTCGACGTAGTGATACACAAACAACGTATAAATATAGCGGTGCCAAAACTCGTACAACGCCAGGGAATATTGTTTGTCAGGATAATTGGGATTGATGCCTACCAGTTTATGATGACTCATATTATCGTAGGCATCGTGGCTGCCGGTGACCAGGCACATCACATCCGCCCCAAAAAAGCCCTTCTTTTTCAGAAAAGCAAAGACATTGTCGGGGCCCCACGAGCCGGCCGAGACATTGAGGACGCGTACAGGTTGATGATAGTGCTCCGTGAACTGTTTTTCGAGGATCGTAGAAGCCAGATCATCATGGTCGGTGGGATTTCCCCCGTTGATGACCGAGTCACCGACCAAGAGTACAACGGTAGTATCCGTAGGGTTGACAGGATCGCTGCGCATGGAAAACGCATTGGTTCGCACTACGTTTCTAAACCGAAATCGGTATTGGTCGGGGGCAAAAACATATTCAAAATCAGGATCTTCTATGTAAAGCGGGGCATTGCAAAATCCAAATGCGAAGCGCAGAAGCAGTTCAATTCCGGCAAGAAAAAATGGAAGTATGTATATTTTTTTATTAAACAATTTCATGATTTCCGTAATCCGGTCTTATACTGGCTAGCCCCCAAAAATCGTATGTAAACCATATAAATCATCCAGTTTCCTGCATCTATGGGTCTACCGCCGGTCACTAATCCAATCAAAAACAAAAAAGACAAATAAGCCAAAAAAGTATTCCACTCGTTTGTTGGTTGAAAGATTTCTCCCAATGAGAAGAAAGACCATGCCAACGAAAACCCACCAAATAATAAGAAGCCCAAAATTCCTTGGTTGACAAAAGCCTCAATGATTGGAATATCCAAAAAAACAGATTTATAACCCTCGCCGAGCAGAACCACGTATTTTTGTGAACTTTCTAAAAAATCTTCTTTAAAATACTTATAGCTGATAATTCGACCAATAGATGAGTAATCAATGGTGGCGGCGGTTTGTATGTCATTACCGCCTACGTCAATATTGGAAGTGGTATAAATGGTATTGATAACACGTTTGTACAATATATTCCAAGTATTTTGTAATAAATTGGTAACAGCTGCAAACCGCGAAGAAGCATAAACGGTACCACCAAATAGTAACACTGCCAATGACAAAGTATAATAGCTGAAGGTAATTGATATGAGTTTTCTTTTATGAAACAGCGCAAAAACACCGAAGGCTATTCCCAAGGTCAATAAACTGGTATTTGTTCTGGTCATCAAAACAATGGCTATTGAAAAAAGCATAGAACCTAAAAAAACTGCTTTTTGCCAAATTTGCTTTACTTTGTACATACATATCGCTGATGCCAGAACACACCTTACCGCATTGTTGGCAAAAGTATGAGGGTTACCCTCGTGCCCGGCATGAAACGAACTAAATCGAATAGCCGCTCTTTGGCCGATGTTCCAGGTAGGGTCTCGCATCAAAACATAGGCTAACCCAAGCGAGCCAAGCAGGGCAAAGATTGCCGTTACTTTCAATAAAATCTCGTATTTGTTGTCAGGATAATACAACATTCCGAACAAAAATGCCAACGGAAAACAATAAGTAGTTATTTCTCTCACCAAGTCGCTGCGGAAATTATATCCTACTGACGGATAATAGATCATGTAAGCCACTGAAATAGCCGCAAAACTTCCCCAAAAAAAGAGCAATGTTTTGTTGAGCGAATAAATACGTTGGAAGATATTTATTGGAAACAACAGGAAAAGACCTAATAACCAAAACAGAGCCATCATTATACTTCCCTGCGGGCCTATTTTTAGGCCGTCCCTTACAAAAATGACAATAGCATAGCCATTCCAAAGCATGTTTATCCCCAGCGCCTGAAGATAATATTTCAAATCATCCCACATTGTCTCTGTGTTTATTTAAATAAACCATACCTTAAAATACAATAGATAGCCCGAAAGCCATCTTTCCAGTTAATTTTCTTGCCTTCCGCATAGGTTCGACCATAGTACGAAACGCCTACTTCATAAATCCGAATGTTGGGAATTCGTGAAATTTTGACCGTTACTTCCGGTTCAAAACCGAAGCGTTTTTCTTTCAGATCAAGGGCTTTTACCATATCGGTTCTGAACATTTTGTAGCAGGTCTCCATGTCTGTCAGATTGAGATTACTGAACATATTGCTCAAAAATGTTAATATTTTGTTACCGATTGAATGCCAAAAAAATAAAATACGGTGGGCTTTTCCGCCCATAAAACGCGACCCAAACACCACATCTGCATAACCGTCTACAATAGGCTGAAGCAAAATATTAAATTCCTGAGGGTCGTACTCCAAATCTGCATCTTGAATGACCACATACGTACCGGTGGCATGACGAATTCCGGTATGCAATGCCGCTCCTTTACCCTGATTTACGTCATGTTTGAAATAAGCCACCTGTACGTCAGGTCTTTGAGCCTTAAATGTAAAAATTTGATGTTCTGTACTATCCTTAGAACAGTCATTGACAACAATAATCTCTTTTTCAAAACCGCCGATTAGTTCAACCGATGCAACGGTTTTTAAAACCTTCTGAATTGTTTTTTCTTCATTGTATGCAGGGATAATTATGCTCAGCTTTTGATTCACAACCAACTAACTTTTAAGTATTTAACAGTAGGATTTTCTGAACTTATATTGTGTTTAAAGACTGACCTTCAGTCGGGAGAAATATTTCTGCCTATTTAAAATGACTAACTGAATTTATTACGCAACAGTGCCATAACCTTCACCTTAAAAATGGTGAGCTCTATTACAAAATAAGTAATTATTCCCCTGAACTTCCGACTAACTTGAAGCGGATACAGGGGAGAGTTAAAAAGCAATACAGCCATTGACACCACCCAGAATGGGCCCGGTATAACGAACCTTTGATGCATAATTCAACAATAGGCAATTCAAGTTTCACTTTGTGTTACAAAGTAAGAGAATCAACTTTGTATTACAAAGTGAAACTTGAGTTTATAAACATTAATCGTTAGAAAACAGTAATTTTTGACAAAAAACCTCAGAGCGATAATCTTTCAGATAACCGCTTCCATCAATCCAAGGCTCCTTTTGTGACAGATAGTCACTCATAGCATTGGCTATTGCTTCGGGGCTGTTTGGAGCCACGGTAATTCCAAGTTGATATTGGTTTACCAACGCCCCCATTACACCTAAT
Above is a window of Runella slithyformis DSM 19594 DNA encoding:
- a CDS encoding SGNH/GDSL hydrolase family protein: MKLFNKKIYILPFFLAGIELLLRFAFGFCNAPLYIEDPDFEYVFAPDQYRFRFRNVVRTNAFSMRSDPVNPTDTTVVLLVGDSVINGGNPTDHDDLASTILEKQFTEHYHQPVRVLNVSAGSWGPDNVFAFLKKKGFFGADVMCLVTGSHDAYDNMSHHKLVGINPNYPDKQYSLALYEFWHRYIYTLFVYHYVEVPLKEFFAPAAQHAPNDVIHKFGTVFNPGFQHLADTARAMHIPFLMYLHPELPEIAQNRYDSQGEEILAFARKNKIPVIDELKLHRSGYPLTPDLFRNPDFDSIHYNAKGQAYMAKHLYPILKQYLDAYFARHARTHRP
- a CDS encoding glycosyltransferase family 4 protein produces the protein MRVLIVHNQLWAHYKSKLFSELHRLSPQYGIQIHVVQIALSEKSRANMGEAEAFRYDYDYEVLFNTSLDQVRLWPRTKALLKKIHRYRPDVLNLTGWYDPAQWVLLFYAKLRGIKVVISNESNVRDHVRMGAKERFKQFLLNRADAFFCFGQSSAAYLEKLGAAPSQILTRKAAVVDNDVILEHYRKAAPEREKRKLQKGWATYNFIFVGRLIPPKNLAMLLEAFAEISTQTTEWGLVLLGEGAQRSALQQQAQSIKNVRFESGVPWYEVAEYLALADVLVLPSESEPWGLVVNEALICGLPVLVSEPAGCVEDLVRTGQNGFTFDPRQKQDLVVKMRYFVQNAASLSRMGEASKQLVAPFAPEKVAHEMLHGMAGLMK
- a CDS encoding glycosyltransferase family 2 protein is translated as MNQKLSIIIPAYNEEKTIQKVLKTVASVELIGGFEKEIIVVNDCSKDSTEHQIFTFKAQRPDVQVAYFKHDVNQGKGAALHTGIRHATGTYVVIQDADLEYDPQEFNILLQPIVDGYADVVFGSRFMGGKAHRILFFWHSIGNKILTFLSNMFSNLNLTDMETCYKMFRTDMVKALDLKEKRFGFEPEVTVKISRIPNIRIYEVGVSYYGRTYAEGKKINWKDGFRAIYCILRYGLFK